The DNA window TGGCTCGCCTTCGAAGGGGTGCAGCCGGTTGCCTTTGCCGGCGTTATTCCATCGACGCGCGCTTACAATGCCGGTTATTTCTCCCGTGTCGGCGTGTTGAAGAAGCATTGCGGCAACGCGCTACAATTGCGTCTGATGCGCGCCATGGAATCGCGCGCCCGGAACAATGGCTGGAACTGCGTGATTTCAGATACCACCGACAATCTCGCTTCGGCGAACAACTTTATCCGCGCGGGCTACCGGCTGTACCAGCCTCAAAATCCCTGGGCCTGGCCGAACACGCTGTACTGGCGAAAGTCGATCGCGTGAGAGAGAGGCTGTTTCCGACGTAAGTATTTGAGGCTCGTCACGCCCTTGCACATCGACGTTCTGATTCGCCCGGTGGCCGGATGGCCATCGGGCCTTTTTTCGTTTTTGGGTCTTTTCGGCGGCATTGTGCCGCGCATTCCGATGTCCTATAGGAGCGCAACGGAGCATCACATGACGTTGTTGAACAAGGTTTTCACGACCAAAACCCTGCTGCAGATCATTTTTGTGCTGGCGGCTGCGGTCATCATGAAAGCGGCGAGTTTGCATTACGATTTCAGTTGGGCCACCGCGTTAGCGGCGGGTTGATCCATCGCATCGCCGGTTAGCTCAAGCGGCCAACTCGCTTGGACTGCAGAAGTGGATTGGCGCCATATCGGTTGGATCCGGCGGTGCCACGCAGGCAGCCGATCTCCACAAAGCCCCAGATCGTGAGCGCAAAGCCAGTTAGCGCCAGAACGGGCTGCAGCAGCGAATGGCCCACCGCTCCGGCAAACCAGGCCGCTTTCGCGAGATGGCTCAGCACGGCCGGCATTCCGTAAAACAGCAGCAACCACCACGCGCTCTTGTCCCGGTCATGCAGTCGCTCGGTGTTGATGGCAAAGCCCCACATCAGCCATGGGATGAATACAATCACGACCATGATGATAAAGAGCGGCGCGGCAAGGCCGGCAGCGGTAAACAGGATAATAGCGGCAAATAGCCCAGCGACGCTGAAGATCACAACCGAGCGCCAGTATTTGGCCCGGCTGATGCGCCCGCTGGCGCCGAACATGAATTCGAATAGCTCTTCCATAGAACCCCATGCCAAGGACCTCGTGCCACGCATCGGCTAACCCGGCACACGGCTTGTGTCGCGATGGCGCGGCCGAAGGTTCAAGGGGGCGGATATGCTGGTGAGGGGGCGATCTTCCGGACGTTGCTGCAGAGCAAAATCCGATCGTCGCAAATCCTTCATACGCGGCCTATACTTGGGGTCTCGGTTGGTGTTGAAATCCCCGTGTTGCGAATATCCTCTTTTGATCGGAGCTACCTCCATGAAGGCTGTCCGTTTAGTCCTGGCTTTGCTGGCGCTGTCGCTGTTGGCGCCGCTGCATTCTGCCAAGGCGGCCGACGTCGTCTGCTACAATTGTCCGCCGGAATGGGCGGATTGGGCCTCCATGCTCAAGGCCATCAAGACCGATCTCAACTACGATATTCCGCACGACAACAAGAATTCGGGTCAGGCGCTGGCGCAGATCCTGGCCGAGAAAAGCAACCCGGTTGGCGACATCGGCTATTTCGGCGTCACTTTCGGCATGAAGGCAAAAGCGCAGGATGCGCTCGAGCCATACAAGCCCGTGCACTGGGACCAGGTCCCAGCCGGCTTGAAGGATCCCGACGGTTACTGGACCACGATTCATTCCGGCACGCTCGGGCTGTTCGTCAACAAGGATGCACTCGGCGGCAAGCC is part of the Bradyrhizobium canariense genome and encodes:
- a CDS encoding GNAT family N-acetyltransferase, with the protein product MYRIREVDGHDDDIADTLADLHRLTFFDGASIPNFEEGHWWLAFEGVQPVAFAGVIPSTRAYNAGYFSRVGVLKKHCGNALQLRLMRAMESRARNNGWNCVISDTTDNLASANNFIRAGYRLYQPQNPWAWPNTLYWRKSIA
- a CDS encoding DUF805 domain-containing protein, translated to MEELFEFMFGASGRISRAKYWRSVVIFSVAGLFAAIILFTAAGLAAPLFIIMVVIVFIPWLMWGFAINTERLHDRDKSAWWLLLFYGMPAVLSHLAKAAWFAGAVGHSLLQPVLALTGFALTIWGFVEIGCLRGTAGSNRYGANPLLQSKRVGRLS